The Medicago truncatula cultivar Jemalong A17 chromosome 4, MtrunA17r5.0-ANR, whole genome shotgun sequence genome includes a region encoding these proteins:
- the LOC11438797 gene encoding uncharacterized protein produces the protein MPRPGPRPYECVRRAWHSERHQPLRGSIIQQIFRVVTEAHTPATKKNKEWQEKLPVVVLKAEEIMYSKANSEAEYLNSDTLWDRLNDAVNTIIRRDETTETGDLLPPCVEAALNLGCKPVRTSRSDRHNNPRTYLGPRPQQPPSGSPKPVVGNPLNYAKVTTPALSPNHVSDSNQHVHQNSKPSGSGNYPYNFPPSQQQPLTMEAKPTMNMGSVYPLYYSGETREPQAQVRTTVRDNTSSDMIFVGRPVITPVPEPSGIGLLENSRYGRFQHVANRIVQETALGTQESPGGECDLSLRLGQCLHPCSSGKSSSASEIDGVGLGLSQEGNKYSHMPLQRNRELFLYPRGAGHGTIDSSSRGNVEGEDQNLEAMFRKRKAPLANNEEDGQFCRHLGVPSNRFTGRPGS, from the exons ATGCCGCGGCCAGGGCCAAGGCCATACGAGTGTGTTCGAAGAGCATGGCACAGCGAGCGTCACCAACCATTAAGAGGTTCCATCATTCAACAAATTttcag GGTTGTCACTGAAGCTCACACTCCAgctactaaaaaaaacaaagaatggCAAGAGAAACTTCCTGTTGTTGTTCTCAAAGCTGAAGAAATCATGTATTCCAAAGCTAATTCAGAG GCTGAGTATTTGAACTCTGATACACTATGGGACCGACTCAATGATGCTGTTAACACAATTATAAGAAGAGATGAGACAACTGAAACTGGTGACCTTTTGCCCCCATGTGTTGAAG CTGCACTTAATTTGGGTTGCAAACCTGTTAGAACTTCGAGAAGTGATCGGCATAATAACCCTAGGACATATCTTGGTCCAAGACCTCAACAGCCTCCTTCAGGGTCTCCTAAACCTGTTGTTGGAAATCCCTTAAACTATGCAAAAGTGACAACTCCTGCTCTTTCACCGAATCATGTGTCGGATTCTAACCAGCATGTTCATCAAAATAGTAAGCCGAGTGGTTCAGGTAACTATCCTTACAATTTTCCGCCGAGTCAGCAGCAGCCATTGACAATGGAAGCTAAGCCCACGATGAATATGGGTTCAGTTTACCCCTTGTATTACAGTGGCGAAACCAGAGAGCCTCAAGCTCAAGTAAGGACTACTGTAAGAGATAATACTTCTTCAGACATGATCTTTGTTGGCAGACCGGTCATTACTCCAGTCCCTGAGCCTTCTGGAATTGGCCTATTGGAAAACTCCCGGTATGGTAGATTTCAACATGTTGCTAACAGAATTGTACAAGAAACAGCTTTAGGCACTCAGGAGTCACCAGGTGGGGAATGTGATTTATCTTTGAGGTTGGGTCAGTGTCTGCATCCTTGTTCAAGCGGCAAAAGTAGTTCAGCGTCTGAAATAGATGGCGTTGGTTTAGGTCTTTCTCAGGAGGGCAACAAGTATAGTCATATGCCTTTGCAGAGGAATAGAGAGCTATTTCTGTACCCTAGAGGAGCTGGTCATGGTACCATTGACTCCAGTTCTAGAGGCAATGTAGAGGGCGAAGATCAGAATTTAGAGGCGATGTTTCGGAAGCGCAAAGCACCTTTAGCTAACAATGAAGAGGATGGACAATTTTGCCGGCATCTAGGGGTCCCATCCAATCGTTTTACTGGTAGGCCAGGTTCGTAG